The following coding sequences are from one Haladaptatus caseinilyticus window:
- a CDS encoding TIR domain-containing protein: MSFDSNDFRLSADRSGYDLFISHSWEYDEDYEGLIELLKDKNHFSFRNYSVTEEERVEGKSDAALERHIKNKQIKPASVVIVIAGMYSSYSDWIGKEVRIAEDLDKPILSVRPWGAERTSYIADKADAKVNWNKDSIVSEIRNLAP, from the coding sequence ATGTCATTCGATTCAAATGACTTTCGACTGAGCGCAGATCGAAGCGGCTACGACCTATTTATCTCCCACTCATGGGAATATGATGAAGACTACGAAGGGCTCATCGAGTTGCTCAAGGACAAAAATCACTTCTCTTTTCGAAACTACTCGGTAACGGAAGAGGAACGAGTTGAGGGGAAGTCCGATGCAGCACTCGAACGCCATATTAAGAACAAACAGATCAAGCCCGCATCGGTCGTGATTGTGATCGCAGGGATGTACTCTTCATACAGTGATTGGATTGGTAAAGAAGTACGAATCGCAGAGGATCTTGATAAGCCAATTCTAAGCGTTAGACCGTGGGGTGCTGAGCGAACATCCTATATCGCAGATAAGGCCGACGCAAAGGTAAACTGGAACAAAGATAGTATCGTTAGCGAGATTCGAAACCTTGCACCATAA
- a CDS encoding SWIM zinc finger family protein, producing the protein MSTKQSAALEADETAQKRAQWEQFSFDVDAPGLIDVTNESHENPADHQYVVSIDDVTEELMACTCPHHVHRNAYCKHMAAVENATDDGTLEAFPSEDEDEPEDCDCDGLGDFPCWPCVRAGRKELPN; encoded by the coding sequence ATGAGTACAAAGCAATCCGCAGCCCTTGAAGCTGACGAGACGGCACAGAAACGCGCACAATGGGAACAGTTCTCCTTCGACGTCGATGCCCCCGGACTCATCGACGTCACCAATGAGAGCCACGAGAACCCCGCAGACCACCAATACGTGGTCTCCATCGACGACGTGACCGAGGAACTGATGGCCTGTACCTGCCCGCATCACGTCCATCGCAACGCCTACTGCAAGCATATGGCTGCAGTCGAGAACGCAACCGACGATGGGACGCTTGAGGCCTTCCCCTCGGAAGACGAAGACGAACCCGAAGACTGCGACTGTGACGGCCTCGGTGACTTCCCATGCTGGCCGTGCGTTCGTGCGGGTCGCAAAGAACTGCCGAACTAA
- a CDS encoding helix-turn-helix domain-containing protein, giving the protein MREFRFTVEFDSGADPVADVFLNHPSLQAKSISISVSTHGMWRVDRITGTDDGITALTSALVDDQYCPECVGEHEECDAQWEYEIISRDTGGVFLYSFLDTVSYCHSIPFLAATGMGNGSFFDTYRHQGIYNWRILLREHQRISELFAQVQENVPSGVSITLQQLKEPTRWGNGAKTLADLPRNQQQAIETAHQLGYYATPRSVTLEDIATELEIPRSTLRYRLRSAEEWVMDSFVAQHRLSE; this is encoded by the coding sequence ATGCGCGAATTTCGATTCACGGTTGAGTTTGATAGTGGAGCAGATCCTGTCGCAGATGTATTTCTCAATCATCCAAGTTTACAGGCAAAATCAATCTCAATTTCCGTCTCTACACACGGAATGTGGCGTGTTGACCGCATTACTGGGACTGATGACGGGATTACAGCACTCACATCAGCACTTGTCGACGATCAGTATTGCCCCGAATGCGTTGGTGAACACGAAGAGTGTGACGCACAATGGGAGTACGAAATAATCAGTCGAGATACTGGTGGTGTATTTTTATATTCGTTTTTAGATACAGTTTCGTACTGTCATTCAATTCCATTTCTTGCGGCGACAGGCATGGGCAACGGATCGTTCTTCGATACATATCGTCACCAGGGCATCTACAATTGGCGCATCTTACTTCGAGAGCACCAACGCATTAGTGAGTTATTTGCGCAAGTCCAAGAGAACGTTCCATCAGGGGTGTCGATCACGCTCCAGCAATTGAAAGAGCCCACACGGTGGGGCAATGGGGCCAAGACGCTCGCGGATCTCCCCCGGAACCAACAACAGGCGATTGAGACTGCTCATCAATTGGGATATTATGCAACTCCGCGCTCTGTAACGCTTGAAGACATCGCGACTGAACTCGAAATTCCTCGATCAACGCTTCGCTATCGTCTTCGCAGTGCTGAGGAGTGGGTTATGGATAGTTTTGTAGCCCAGCATCGCCTTTCGGAGTAG
- a CDS encoding SWIM zinc finger family protein, translating into MKFGTTTSEGFSSKPILQYPYPGPIEVINENPANHQYTVSIDDVTHELMACTCPHHVHRNAFCKHMAAVENATDDGTLDAFPSEDEDELEDCDCEGLGGFPCWPCVRTGRKELPN; encoded by the coding sequence GTGAAGTTTGGAACAACCACGAGTGAGGGGTTCTCCAGTAAACCAATCCTTCAATATCCATACCCCGGACCCATTGAAGTCATCAACGAAAACCCCGCAAACCACCAGTACACAGTCTCCATCGACGACGTGACCCACGAACTGATGGCCTGCACGTGCCCGCATCACGTCCACCGTAACGCCTTTTGCAAACACATGGCCGCCGTCGAAAACGCAACTGACGACGGGACGCTTGACGCGTTCCCTTCGGAAGACGAAGACGAACTCGAAGACTGTGACTGTGAGGGCCTCGGTGGCTTCCCGTGCTGGCCGTGCGTGAGGACGGGACGAAAGGAACTACCGAACTAA
- a CDS encoding DUF5677 domain-containing protein, producing the protein MSEKETEIDDWYITATKGVMERVVKEVESYDGEIDDEAEEEILDIGVDVLLDELARKYDKAIKEEKSNRDQMEESIRGTWEHALDFLDFFILVNQKSRRLIEQVSGVDEKDEDYQFDALMRLHVRALRVSREVAALLRAGFADGAMARWRTLHEIAAVATIIAEEGEVAGERYLKFKTAKDLFRVKNNYDDYFEKLGFDEIPEEDVEELEAQTEELIDKFGEDFDNFNGWATAFVEGGGGVTITDLIEEAELEEYLPFYALACDSIHAGSKGTLFQMGLHEAEMGGEEEVLLAGRSDIGFTDPAQLTAIMLRETTEALRALVPDENWQAHWEMYFRAMDVLVDEIADAFWHVDQLLSGMRGAGVRPDVA; encoded by the coding sequence ATGAGCGAGAAGGAAACTGAAATCGATGATTGGTACATCACCGCCACAAAAGGAGTAATGGAACGCGTCGTCAAAGAAGTCGAATCCTACGACGGCGAGATTGATGACGAAGCCGAGGAGGAGATTCTTGACATAGGAGTTGACGTCCTCCTCGACGAGCTAGCGCGTAAGTACGACAAGGCAATCAAGGAGGAGAAGAGCAACCGCGACCAGATGGAAGAGAGCATCCGGGGCACGTGGGAGCACGCACTCGACTTCCTCGACTTCTTCATCCTCGTCAACCAGAAGTCGCGTCGACTCATCGAGCAGGTCTCAGGTGTGGACGAGAAGGACGAAGACTATCAGTTCGACGCCCTGATGAGACTTCACGTTCGCGCGTTGCGGGTGAGTCGGGAAGTCGCGGCATTACTCCGGGCAGGATTCGCCGACGGGGCGATGGCCCGATGGCGAACCCTGCACGAGATCGCGGCCGTCGCCACGATCATCGCCGAAGAAGGCGAGGTGGCGGGCGAGCGGTATCTGAAGTTCAAGACCGCAAAGGACTTATTCCGGGTCAAGAACAACTACGACGACTACTTCGAGAAGCTCGGGTTCGACGAGATTCCCGAGGAAGACGTTGAGGAGTTAGAGGCGCAGACCGAGGAACTCATTGACAAGTTCGGCGAGGACTTTGATAATTTCAACGGATGGGCGACAGCGTTCGTGGAGGGTGGTGGCGGGGTGACGATTACGGACTTGATCGAGGAAGCCGAACTGGAGGAGTATCTGCCATTCTACGCGCTGGCGTGCGATTCCATCCACGCGGGGTCGAAGGGGACCCTGTTCCAGATGGGTTTGCACGAGGCCGAGATGGGTGGCGAGGAAGAGGTGTTGCTGGCTGGGCGCTCAGACATCGGGTTCACCGATCCGGCGCAGTTAACCGCGATCATGCTCCGGGAGACAACCGAGGCATTGCGGGCGTTGGTTCCGGATGAGAACTGGCAGGCGCACTGGGAGATGTACTTTCGGGCGATGGACGTGTTAGTAGACGAGATCGCCGATGCGTTCTGGCACGTCGATCAACTGCTCTCCGGGATGCGGGGGGCGGGCGTCCGACCGGATGTGGCGTGA
- a CDS encoding DUF7342 family protein, with protein sequence MTSDDTPPTPPSLAEEWTETWEDESTRDRVYTTALQLYDPTRVAAIAERANVSKETARDYLQWFTEIGMLTQTNEAPDEFVRDEDYFQWRRIHRLGGLPVEELEQRLKTEIEKERRYREKYDVEGPDHVDALDHADYADIEDVWSELQEWKTVRRRIEELEQARQNHDNTTQASA encoded by the coding sequence ATGACCTCAGACGACACCCCACCCACGCCACCAAGTCTCGCTGAGGAATGGACTGAAACGTGGGAAGACGAGTCAACGCGAGATCGGGTGTACACCACTGCCCTGCAGTTGTATGATCCAACACGAGTTGCTGCGATTGCCGAGAGAGCAAATGTCTCGAAGGAAACCGCTCGAGACTATCTGCAGTGGTTCACGGAAATCGGGATGCTAACGCAGACCAACGAGGCACCAGACGAATTCGTCCGTGACGAGGATTACTTCCAATGGCGACGAATTCATCGGTTAGGCGGACTCCCCGTGGAGGAACTTGAACAACGATTGAAAACGGAAATCGAAAAAGAGCGGCGCTACCGTGAAAAATACGATGTCGAGGGACCCGACCACGTGGATGCGCTCGATCATGCTGACTATGCTGATATCGAGGATGTCTGGTCGGAGTTGCAAGAGTGGAAAACCGTTCGACGGAGAATCGAAGAACTCGAACAGGCACGGCAGAACCACGACAACACCACGCAAGCGTCCGCCTAA
- a CDS encoding RipA family octameric membrane protein has product MAESSEQQQDRSHDTEVEAANENRDPNTVLELWKQYEQTARDVSNRRLKNNRFYQRLLGATVAGVGVAAKFNAIGPFVYVVVGLIGVAISLLWMMHIVSYKQLNSGKYDVLHDLESELPYQPFSQEWKKLDRGRDPTTFITHTSVEIWWPRVALWVFGGMVLYGGIQKLQTGGSASWLLGVWTGLMLIYWWAAFRGRKPFKAIGKCWKQR; this is encoded by the coding sequence ATGGCGGAATCGAGTGAGCAACAGCAAGATCGTAGTCATGATACAGAAGTAGAGGCAGCCAACGAAAACAGAGACCCGAACACTGTACTCGAACTCTGGAAGCAGTATGAGCAAACAGCGCGTGACGTGAGTAATCGAAGGCTCAAGAACAACCGTTTCTACCAGCGTCTTCTCGGAGCGACCGTTGCGGGGGTTGGTGTCGCTGCGAAGTTCAATGCAATCGGACCGTTTGTATACGTTGTTGTTGGCCTGATCGGTGTTGCAATCTCTCTTCTATGGATGATGCACATTGTTTCGTATAAACAGCTGAACAGCGGGAAGTACGATGTTTTGCATGACCTGGAATCTGAGCTACCGTATCAACCGTTTAGCCAGGAGTGGAAGAAGCTCGACCGTGGTCGAGACCCAACGACGTTCATTACACACACGAGCGTTGAAATCTGGTGGCCGAGAGTCGCACTCTGGGTATTCGGAGGAATGGTACTCTACGGTGGAATCCAGAAGCTGCAAACTGGAGGATCTGCTTCTTGGTTGCTTGGAGTATGGACGGGATTGATGCTGATTTACTGGTGGGCAGCGTTTCGTGGGAGAAAACCGT
- a CDS encoding GNAT family N-acetyltransferase, which yields MIRNAREDDFPGIRTTVQESWIATYSDYLGTDTVRDHVTSSEFYHSEKLNERLTDDEGVVLVVDDDAAGIIGYLYITWNTTDSPYLSANEADLRHIYLHPDHHGEGVGTKLLERGLKALPESIDRVKVLFHPKNDDARAFYAAKKFERDGLLDLDPSKVGMPSSNVDPPEMYVRDLQENPP from the coding sequence ATGATTCGAAACGCACGTGAAGACGATTTTCCTGGTATTCGAACAACTGTACAGGAATCATGGATTGCAACGTACTCTGACTATCTTGGCACTGACACCGTTCGGGACCACGTGACAAGCAGCGAATTTTATCACTCCGAAAAATTGAACGAGCGGCTCACTGATGACGAAGGTGTTGTTCTCGTAGTCGACGACGATGCTGCCGGGATCATCGGGTATCTGTATATCACGTGGAACACGACGGATTCTCCCTATTTGAGTGCAAACGAAGCTGATCTACGACATATTTATCTTCATCCTGACCACCATGGAGAAGGAGTCGGAACAAAATTACTCGAACGGGGGTTGAAGGCTCTTCCCGAATCAATCGATCGCGTGAAAGTCTTGTTTCACCCGAAAAACGACGATGCACGAGCATTTTACGCTGCTAAAAAATTTGAACGAGATGGGCTTCTTGATCTTGACCCTAGTAAAGTCGGGATGCCGTCATCAAATGTTGACCCACCAGAAATGTATGTCCGCGATCTTCAAGAGAATCCACCATAG
- a CDS encoding 3-keto-5-aminohexanoate cleavage protein, with protein sequence MTDQITLQAALNGGRTHPSVPHTPEELAVEARAAVDAGATSLHLHPYDEHGRETLTPGPCAAALHAVRSTCPGIPISLSTSADIEPDPEQRYELISAWTELPDLVTANQGERGIHELCELLTERDIGIEAGLLSLKDARIFVESGIAPQCVRAMVEPLDSNPDDAVAHAEAIERTLNEAEIDLEQVHHGDGIASWAVNRRAVARGHAIRTGLEDTTVLPDGHAASGNGELVDAATSLLAENETQD encoded by the coding sequence ATGACTGATCAGATCACACTGCAGGCTGCACTCAACGGTGGTCGTACACATCCTAGCGTCCCCCACACGCCAGAAGAACTTGCAGTCGAGGCTCGCGCGGCAGTCGACGCCGGAGCCACGTCACTTCATCTGCACCCGTATGATGAACACGGCCGTGAGACACTCACACCAGGACCGTGTGCTGCGGCGCTCCACGCAGTCCGCTCTACATGCCCAGGAATCCCGATTTCGCTTAGTACGTCCGCGGATATCGAACCTGATCCGGAGCAGCGATATGAACTCATTTCAGCCTGGACTGAGCTTCCAGACCTCGTAACGGCTAATCAAGGTGAGAGGGGAATTCACGAGCTCTGCGAATTGCTCACTGAACGAGATATTGGGATTGAGGCGGGTCTATTGTCCCTCAAGGACGCGCGCATCTTCGTCGAATCGGGCATCGCCCCACAGTGCGTACGGGCAATGGTCGAGCCACTGGATTCGAACCCAGATGACGCAGTCGCCCACGCAGAAGCTATTGAAAGGACACTCAATGAAGCTGAAATCGATCTTGAGCAAGTCCATCACGGAGATGGGATTGCATCATGGGCAGTGAATCGACGTGCTGTGGCGCGAGGACATGCTATTCGCACGGGTCTGGAGGACACGACAGTCCTGCCTGATGGACATGCTGCTTCGGGAAACGGTGAGCTTGTTGACGCCGCAACCTCACTATTGGCAGAAAACGAAACACAGGACTAA